The following proteins are encoded in a genomic region of Reichenbachiella sp.:
- a CDS encoding 2-aminoethylphosphonate aminotransferase, translated as MTRKILLNPGPATTTQNVKDALVVDDICPRETEFGNLMHDICDGLLAIGKGEKDYNVALFGASGTGAMEATLTSAIGKEDKVLILTNGAYGIRMTQICDNYGINYNSLFEYGDFTEPTKVKEALATNKYTHLAFIHHETSTGMMDPVEELVSICKELNVVSIVDAMSTFGAYPYKLSELGVDYIFSSSNKCIHGMAGLSFVLFHNNQKEALKANGRSYYFDVYKQWENLQKKNQLRFTPPVQICYSFMAAIKETLAEGVEKRWERYKANWQILYDGLLDLGFKPLLPLDQESKILLALKLDGKAGFDFDHFHDYLYERGITIYPGVMPEKATFRVAIIGDLYPDDMHKVMEEMTAYFNQ; from the coding sequence ATGACAAGAAAAATACTCCTCAACCCCGGCCCTGCCACTACCACTCAAAATGTAAAAGACGCATTAGTAGTAGATGACATTTGTCCAAGAGAAACCGAGTTTGGCAACTTAATGCATGACATCTGTGACGGGTTATTAGCCATTGGAAAAGGAGAAAAAGACTACAATGTAGCCCTTTTTGGAGCTAGCGGCACTGGTGCCATGGAAGCTACACTTACTTCAGCAATCGGTAAAGAGGACAAAGTATTGATTCTAACGAATGGAGCATACGGAATTCGTATGACACAAATTTGTGATAATTATGGAATCAACTATAACTCCCTTTTTGAATATGGAGACTTCACAGAGCCTACGAAGGTAAAAGAAGCATTAGCTACAAATAAGTACACGCATCTAGCATTTATTCATCATGAAACCTCTACAGGCATGATGGATCCTGTTGAAGAATTGGTTTCAATTTGTAAGGAATTGAACGTGGTTTCCATTGTTGATGCGATGAGTACGTTTGGTGCCTATCCATACAAACTTTCTGAACTGGGTGTAGATTATATCTTTAGTTCGTCTAACAAGTGTATTCATGGCATGGCTGGCCTGTCATTTGTATTGTTTCACAACAATCAAAAGGAAGCATTAAAAGCCAATGGTAGAAGCTACTACTTCGATGTCTATAAACAATGGGAAAACCTTCAGAAAAAGAACCAACTAAGGTTCACCCCTCCTGTTCAAATTTGCTATTCATTCATGGCAGCAATAAAGGAGACTTTGGCCGAAGGTGTAGAAAAAAGATGGGAAAGATATAAAGCCAACTGGCAGATTCTTTACGATGGTCTTTTGGATCTCGGTTTTAAACCTCTACTTCCTCTAGATCAGGAATCAAAAATTTTGCTAGCCTTAAAGTTAGATGGAAAAGCGGGTTTTGACTTCGATCACTTTCATGATTATCTTTATGAAAGAGGTATTACGATATACCCTGGAGTGATGCCTGAAAAAGCTACCTTTAGGGTGGCTATCATCGGTGATTTATATCCAGATGATATGCATAAAGTCATGGAAGAAATGACTGCCTATTTTAATCAATAA
- the aepY gene encoding phosphonopyruvate decarboxylase, translating into MLKTAEFFDFVTSKGVDFSTGVPDSLLKDFCAYVADNSNDIIAANEGACIGIAAGYHLATGKIPLVYMQNSGFGNTINPLTSLTDPDVYSIPMLLMVGWRGRPGVKDEPQHVKMGRINEAMIQSLEIPYCILSKDMAEAQKQIDTAFEFMQKEKAPYILLIEKETFEPYKLQSAKPDTYPMSRERAIEVLLEELNDDDVMVSTTGKTSREVFEVREARNEPHYRDFLCVGNMGHTSQIALGLALGKPDRRVVCLDGDGSFLMHMGSAAIVGDQAPDNLKYILVNNGAHESVGGQPTVGFTTDFKKIAEACNYKSTFTASSEEELKEIMPKFLASSGPSMLEINVKKGSRKDLGRPTIKPVDNKVDFMKNLGN; encoded by the coding sequence ATGCTTAAGACCGCAGAATTTTTTGATTTCGTCACATCGAAAGGCGTAGATTTCTCTACAGGAGTTCCTGACTCTTTGTTGAAAGATTTCTGTGCTTATGTTGCTGACAATAGTAATGACATCATCGCTGCTAATGAAGGAGCTTGTATTGGTATAGCCGCTGGCTATCACCTGGCCACAGGAAAGATTCCTTTGGTTTATATGCAAAACTCTGGTTTTGGGAACACAATCAATCCCTTGACTTCTTTGACAGATCCTGATGTTTACTCTATTCCTATGCTTTTGATGGTAGGCTGGAGAGGACGCCCAGGAGTGAAAGATGAGCCTCAGCATGTCAAAATGGGCAGAATCAATGAGGCCATGATCCAATCATTGGAGATTCCTTATTGCATTTTGTCAAAAGATATGGCCGAAGCACAAAAGCAAATTGATACTGCCTTTGAATTTATGCAAAAAGAAAAGGCTCCTTATATTTTATTGATAGAAAAGGAAACTTTTGAGCCGTACAAGCTGCAGAGCGCAAAGCCTGACACCTACCCTATGTCAAGGGAACGTGCCATTGAGGTTTTGTTAGAAGAGCTTAATGATGACGATGTAATGGTATCAACCACAGGTAAAACTTCAAGAGAAGTTTTCGAAGTGAGAGAAGCTAGAAACGAGCCACATTATAGAGACTTTCTTTGTGTAGGCAATATGGGGCACACTTCTCAGATTGCCTTGGGTTTAGCGCTCGGCAAACCTGACAGACGAGTAGTTTGTTTAGATGGTGATGGCTCATTTTTGATGCATATGGGATCCGCTGCTATTGTGGGAGATCAGGCGCCAGATAATCTAAAATACATTTTGGTTAACAATGGCGCACATGAGTCTGTAGGTGGTCAACCTACTGTAGGTTTTACTACAGATTTCAAAAAGATTGCTGAAGCTTGTAATTACAAATCGACATTCACGGCCTCTTCGGAAGAAGAATTGAAAGAGATCATGCCAAAGTTCTTAGCTAGTTCTGGTCCATCTATGTTGGAAATCAACGTAAAGAAAGGTTCTAGAAAAGATCTTGGCAGACCGACTATCAAGCCGGTCGACAATAAAGTAGATTTTATGAAAAATTTGGGTAACTAA
- the aepX gene encoding phosphoenolpyruvate mutase: protein MKKVYVGMGTDLVHHGHINIIEKARELGEVTIGLLSDEAVSKFARVPFLSFDERKQILENIKGVQEVIPQEELDYEKNLKALKPDYVVHGDDWKTGPQRHIRDRVIKTLAEWGGELVEPEYTSGISSTGLRQALKEIGNTPDIRRRMLRRMLDNNHLVKVMETHNGISGLIVEDTKVELDGEVREFDAMWVSSLTDSTAKGKPDTEYVDRTSRFSTINDILDVTTKPMILDGDTGGVAEHFAMLVRNIERLGLSAVVIEDKVGLKRNSLFGTEVEQTLDTIEGFCEKIQAGKKAQVTDEFMIFSRLESLIADKGMEDALTRAKAYIEAGTDGIMIHSRHKDGKEIMEFMKEYQKFDVKVPVISVPSSYNQFTEDELKAAGFSIVIYANHLLRSAFPAMKKTAESILTHQRSKEADEYCMSIKEILTILPN, encoded by the coding sequence ATGAAAAAAGTGTATGTCGGTATGGGTACTGATTTGGTACACCACGGCCACATCAACATCATTGAAAAAGCACGTGAATTAGGGGAAGTAACCATCGGGTTATTGTCAGACGAAGCGGTATCAAAATTCGCACGCGTACCTTTCCTTTCTTTCGATGAGAGAAAACAAATTTTGGAAAACATCAAGGGTGTACAAGAAGTCATTCCTCAGGAAGAACTTGATTACGAAAAAAACCTTAAGGCTCTAAAGCCTGATTATGTTGTTCATGGAGACGATTGGAAGACTGGTCCGCAAAGACACATTAGAGACAGAGTGATTAAAACTTTGGCTGAGTGGGGTGGAGAACTGGTTGAGCCAGAATATACTTCTGGAATTTCTTCAACAGGTTTGAGACAAGCATTAAAAGAAATTGGAAACACACCAGACATCAGAAGAAGAATGTTGAGAAGAATGCTCGACAACAATCATTTGGTGAAAGTGATGGAGACTCACAACGGTATTTCAGGTCTAATTGTGGAAGACACAAAAGTAGAGCTCGATGGCGAAGTACGTGAGTTTGATGCCATGTGGGTAAGTAGTTTGACTGACTCTACTGCTAAAGGCAAACCTGATACAGAATATGTAGACAGAACTTCAAGGTTCTCTACGATCAATGATATCTTGGATGTAACAACCAAACCAATGATCCTTGATGGTGATACTGGTGGTGTAGCGGAGCACTTTGCTATGTTGGTAAGAAACATCGAAAGATTGGGACTTTCTGCTGTAGTGATTGAAGACAAAGTAGGCTTGAAAAGAAACTCACTTTTCGGTACTGAAGTAGAGCAAACTTTGGATACCATCGAAGGATTCTGTGAGAAAATACAAGCTGGTAAAAAAGCACAGGTAACAGACGAGTTCATGATCTTCTCTAGACTAGAAAGCTTAATCGCTGATAAAGGTATGGAAGATGCTTTAACAAGAGCCAAAGCGTATATAGAAGCGGGTACTGACGGTATCATGATTCACTCTCGCCACAAAGACGGTAAAGAAATCATGGAATTCATGAAAGAGTACCAAAAATTTGACGTGAAGGTGCCAGTCATCTCTGTACCATCTTCATACAACCAATTCACTGAAGACGAATTGAAAGCTGCTGGTTTCAGCATTGTGATTTATGCCAACCACTTATTGAGAAGTGCCTTCCCTGCCATGAAGAAAACTGCTGAGTCTATTTTGACACACCAGCGTTCAAAAGAAGCAGATGAGTACTGCATGTCTATCAAGGAAATCTTAACCATTTTACCAAATTAA
- a CDS encoding phosphocholine cytidylyltransferase family protein — protein sequence MSKNNIKTAVILAAGRGTRLGDRTKEMPKGFLEVGGETLIERSIRLLKDNGIEKIVVGVGHKGTAYEDIADKYDLTIFYNDEYSTTESMYTLVCAAPYVDGEFLLLESDLLYDISALETILKSNHSNVILGSGFTDSGDEVYLHGFENGDFRYLSQDGNDKINAYAELVGICKLSLNFYKKMIALPTIKKMKYEYAFNVLSPKEDIFIEKQSDLVWCEIDDEDHLNRALTKILPRLSN from the coding sequence ATGAGTAAGAATAATATCAAAACAGCGGTCATTTTAGCAGCAGGACGCGGGACTAGGTTGGGCGATCGGACTAAGGAAATGCCTAAGGGTTTTCTAGAAGTTGGAGGAGAGACTTTGATTGAAAGGTCTATTCGATTATTAAAAGATAATGGCATAGAAAAAATCGTGGTTGGTGTAGGTCACAAGGGTACTGCGTACGAAGACATTGCTGACAAGTATGATCTGACAATTTTCTATAATGATGAATACTCTACGACAGAAAGTATGTATACGTTGGTTTGTGCTGCACCGTATGTGGATGGAGAGTTTTTGCTGTTAGAATCAGACTTACTGTATGATATTTCAGCTTTGGAGACCATACTAAAATCCAATCATTCTAATGTGATTTTGGGAAGTGGCTTTACCGACTCAGGGGATGAGGTTTATTTACACGGTTTTGAAAATGGGGACTTTCGATACTTGTCACAAGATGGCAATGACAAAATCAACGCTTACGCTGAGCTGGTAGGTATTTGTAAGTTGAGTCTGAATTTTTATAAGAAAATGATCGCTCTTCCAACCATTAAAAAGATGAAATATGAATATGCTTTCAATGTTTTATCTCCTAAGGAAGATATTTTTATTGAAAAACAATCAGATTTAGTCTGGTGCGAAATCGATGACGAAGATCACCTCAATCGAGCATTGACTAAAATTCTACCAAGACTCAGCAATTAA
- a CDS encoding Stealth CR1 domain-containing protein: MSNSNQSIDIVYTWVNGDDPVYIERCQKFAENLDDVNPERFRDVYDMIKYSLRSIEKFVPWAGNIYILTQKPQIPEWLNPDHPRIKIVHHEDIFDQEYLPTYSSSVIESYLDKIPGLSEHFLYMNDDFLFGNETPLEAFMSKEGKINVFGTLFGENPSWRIYEAKNDIIGLGLVEHCPLLVKKEYWDNMYKLWPDKTHEKRLHRFRQDDDFMAYKLYKYYMLKYQRKTCRPVNVFELKKWQIFHKITNNFSKQQRAFERINRVQPNFYCLNDDQKDNPNQKVVELVQEFLKNYYPEKSSFEK, from the coding sequence TTGAGCAATTCGAATCAGTCTATTGATATTGTTTATACCTGGGTGAACGGAGATGATCCTGTTTATATAGAAAGGTGTCAGAAATTCGCTGAAAATTTGGATGATGTGAATCCTGAAAGATTCAGAGATGTGTACGATATGATTAAATATAGTCTGCGTTCAATTGAGAAATTTGTACCCTGGGCCGGCAATATTTATATACTCACTCAGAAGCCTCAGATACCAGAGTGGTTAAACCCTGATCATCCTCGAATTAAGATCGTGCATCATGAAGATATTTTCGATCAGGAGTATTTACCGACTTATAGTTCCAGCGTAATTGAAAGTTATCTTGATAAGATACCAGGCTTGTCAGAGCACTTTCTTTATATGAACGATGATTTTCTTTTTGGTAATGAAACGCCGCTAGAGGCATTCATGTCAAAAGAAGGAAAGATCAATGTATTTGGCACATTGTTCGGGGAAAATCCAAGCTGGAGGATTTATGAAGCTAAGAATGATATTATTGGGTTGGGATTGGTAGAACATTGCCCCCTTCTAGTGAAAAAAGAGTATTGGGATAATATGTATAAGCTCTGGCCGGATAAGACTCATGAAAAACGGCTGCATCGTTTTAGGCAAGACGATGATTTTATGGCTTATAAGCTCTACAAATATTATATGCTGAAATATCAGCGTAAAACATGCCGGCCAGTAAATGTATTTGAATTGAAAAAATGGCAAATCTTTCATAAGATCACCAACAACTTTTCGAAGCAACAAAGAGCTTTTGAAAGAATCAATAGGGTACAACCCAATTTTTATTGTCTAAACGATGATCAGAAAGACAACCCCAATCAAAAAGTAGTAGAATTGGTTCAAGAATTTTTAAAGAATTACTACCCAGAAAAGTCCTCTTTTGAAAAGTAA
- a CDS encoding cyclic peptide export ABC transporter, with amino-acid sequence MKIIKLLIQSSKLLFIVAVITSALTGLCSSFLIKMIVESINTSNFQAGDFKFQFGMLWLSYGVLAILSSFAISKLSQGIIHKLRISLSTKILQADFQQIEFNQDKIFPILTEDIKSIYHGIDRLPSVTTGLATVLGVLGYIVFQHPTLSLAVFCLFFAVFLLTRLSLPLIRSYQEKSRVLWNDIFKIFEGLTYGIKELSINKKFKDFYLNKVIEDTSKEQNRYMVKESVVVAIASKSGDMVLLLGMAGLVVYIYASGFVQPSVFGEFLTLVLFIMAPLSTVSGWFSNMKRIEVALEQISSTGIDLESSAVPVEPELLIDTKDGDVLIDLKGIKHEYYNPDEDEHFELGPIDLSIKRGELIFLLGGNGSGKTTLAKMILGLYPPKEGDIYYSGQKINDANREDYRSKFSATFVDSYLFENITHIEGDAVRKRSEGLLNTLEMTKKVKIEDNKFSTTRLSEGQKKRLSLINAILKDTDIYLFDEWAANQDPHFKKIFYEIILQDLKKAGKTIIVISHDEQYFDRGDRVIKLMEGQLV; translated from the coding sequence ATGAAAATAATCAAATTATTAATCCAGTCGTCCAAGCTACTGTTTATTGTAGCTGTAATAACTAGTGCTTTGACTGGGTTGTGCTCCTCTTTTCTTATCAAAATGATTGTAGAGTCAATAAACACTTCGAACTTTCAAGCCGGTGATTTTAAATTTCAGTTTGGCATGTTGTGGTTGAGTTATGGAGTGCTGGCTATTTTATCTTCATTTGCTATTTCTAAACTAAGCCAAGGTATAATTCACAAACTTCGTATTTCTTTATCTACAAAGATATTACAGGCTGATTTTCAGCAAATTGAATTTAATCAAGACAAAATATTCCCAATTCTTACAGAGGACATTAAATCGATATATCATGGTATAGATCGATTGCCTAGCGTAACTACTGGTTTGGCAACAGTTTTAGGAGTATTAGGATATATTGTATTTCAGCACCCTACATTAAGTTTAGCTGTTTTTTGCCTGTTTTTTGCAGTGTTTTTGCTCACAAGGTTGTCTCTACCATTGATCAGAAGCTATCAGGAAAAATCAAGAGTGCTGTGGAATGATATTTTTAAAATATTTGAAGGCCTTACTTATGGGATAAAGGAATTATCAATCAATAAGAAGTTTAAAGACTTTTACCTTAATAAGGTGATTGAAGACACGAGTAAGGAGCAAAACAGGTACATGGTGAAGGAAAGCGTTGTTGTGGCCATTGCTTCCAAGTCTGGAGATATGGTGCTTTTGTTAGGTATGGCTGGATTGGTCGTTTATATATATGCAAGTGGTTTTGTTCAACCTTCTGTATTTGGTGAATTTTTGACTTTGGTTCTTTTTATTATGGCTCCATTGTCAACAGTGTCTGGTTGGTTTAGCAATATGAAGAGAATAGAAGTTGCCTTAGAGCAAATTAGTAGTACGGGTATTGATTTAGAATCTTCAGCCGTCCCGGTAGAACCTGAGTTGCTGATCGATACCAAAGACGGCGATGTACTTATTGACCTGAAAGGCATAAAGCATGAATACTATAATCCAGATGAGGATGAACATTTTGAGCTCGGCCCGATTGATTTGAGCATTAAAAGAGGAGAACTAATATTCCTTTTAGGGGGAAATGGTAGTGGAAAGACAACGCTGGCTAAGATGATACTTGGATTATACCCGCCAAAAGAAGGAGATATTTATTATTCTGGTCAAAAAATCAATGATGCCAATAGGGAAGATTATAGGAGTAAATTTTCAGCCACTTTTGTGGACTCTTATCTGTTTGAAAATATTACTCATATTGAAGGTGACGCTGTTCGTAAAAGAAGTGAGGGGCTGTTGAATACCTTGGAGATGACCAAAAAAGTAAAAATTGAGGATAATAAATTTTCTACTACACGGTTATCAGAAGGTCAGAAAAAAAGATTAAGTCTAATCAATGCTATTCTAAAGGATACGGACATTTATTTGTTTGATGAATGGGCAGCAAATCAAGACCCACATTTCAAAAAGATATTTTACGAGATCATTCTGCAAGACTTGAAGAAAGCCGGAAAAACAATCATAGTAATTTCTCATGATGAGCAATATTTTGATCGAGGAGATCGAGTGATAAAACTCATGGAGGGTCAGCTGGTCTAG
- a CDS encoding DUF1647 domain-containing protein, whose amino-acid sequence MVAGNTILTAADAFYFRTFCQFVYSFKVNKEYENSQLICYDLGFTEEQKTHLDSVLRKVPNLAVRKFDFSKYPEFVKLEHKTYSFKPIIVREVFEEQKGNLLWLDSATILSKSLDYVWEEIDTHGVYAPIGGSGTLKEWTVQATLDYMDVPESFYLNRNICGCMCGFGYHNPDVRELVLEWEKYALIYECIKPKGANRENHRDDQSLLTILLYKFQKIKSIHLTKDEVNISSKYPIRYLSVRNKLNPNFPYNLDWLSVFYFNLRKKIDILINRVIS is encoded by the coding sequence ATGGTTGCAGGTAATACCATACTTACAGCTGCAGACGCTTTTTACTTTCGAACCTTTTGTCAGTTTGTCTATTCCTTCAAGGTTAACAAGGAATATGAAAATAGCCAATTGATTTGTTATGATTTAGGTTTTACAGAAGAACAAAAAACTCACCTGGACAGTGTATTGAGAAAAGTGCCGAATCTCGCGGTTCGAAAATTTGATTTTTCGAAATATCCTGAATTTGTCAAGCTTGAACACAAGACCTATTCATTCAAACCCATTATTGTTAGGGAAGTATTTGAGGAGCAAAAGGGCAACTTACTTTGGTTAGATAGTGCTACCATTTTAAGCAAGTCTCTAGACTATGTTTGGGAAGAAATTGATACGCATGGCGTTTATGCGCCTATTGGTGGCTCAGGGACTTTGAAAGAATGGACGGTGCAGGCTACATTGGATTATATGGATGTACCCGAATCATTTTATCTCAATAGAAACATTTGTGGTTGCATGTGTGGGTTTGGTTATCATAACCCAGATGTTAGAGAGTTGGTCTTGGAATGGGAAAAATATGCTTTAATTTATGAGTGCATAAAGCCTAAAGGAGCAAATCGGGAAAATCATCGAGATGATCAATCATTGCTGACCATATTGCTTTATAAATTCCAGAAAATCAAATCCATACACTTAACAAAAGATGAAGTTAATATCAGCTCAAAATACCCGATTCGATATTTGAGCGTTAGGAATAAACTAAATCCAAACTTTCCATACAATCTAGATTGGTTATCCGTTTTTTATTTCAATCTTCGCAAGAAAATAGATATCCTGATTAATAGGGTTATTTCATGA
- a CDS encoding ArnT family glycosyltransferase, with translation MSNLFEKVSIIQYFKYLFGLMLFVVICLALFRKFDHDEFEAVHTSWKIINGEVIYIDFFQHHHPLFYYFIAPVIWVVGENTETLLVLRMIMFGLYLLMIYVLYHFTMQISNDKKISWLSILMLVCMTMFSNKAIEIRPDVPQVLLGIVSILLLFQSKIEPGKLRKLSFSAICLGLSFLFLQKTVFIMATIGLVQVFWVYKNDFNWKQLVLYWLVFCLTISPYYIYLILSDQFETYWFYNWYLNMHFEGGFSPFKTIIDSFYYNHFIWFFGIAGSVVCVKKKRMDASLLGLLLFLTVFFVRSPYRQYFMPFAPFLCVMAAIGMFEFLKFKQLKTIVSLIVIVPLIYLIWTITIYQNKPQLDKIEWVTSQTNSSDCIYDGDIYFNLFRKDIDFFWYSTEPGRGGLGTYKKLKPYSYNIYSAIEEYKPKIISDTFIDTSNKIIEKNYNQSSVYPELYVRQQ, from the coding sequence ATGTCCAATTTATTTGAGAAGGTGAGCATAATCCAATATTTCAAATATCTATTTGGATTGATGCTGTTTGTGGTCATCTGCCTTGCTCTATTTAGAAAGTTCGATCATGATGAGTTTGAAGCAGTTCACACGTCTTGGAAAATAATCAACGGGGAAGTCATCTATATTGATTTTTTTCAACATCATCACCCTTTATTTTATTATTTCATTGCACCTGTGATATGGGTGGTAGGGGAAAACACAGAAACCTTATTGGTGCTTCGCATGATAATGTTTGGCTTGTATTTGTTGATGATATATGTACTATATCATTTTACAATGCAAATTTCAAATGACAAAAAAATTTCTTGGTTGAGCATATTGATGTTAGTATGTATGACCATGTTTAGCAATAAAGCCATTGAAATTCGTCCTGATGTGCCACAAGTATTGCTAGGAATAGTAAGCATACTTCTTTTATTTCAATCGAAGATTGAGCCTGGAAAATTAAGGAAGCTTTCTTTTAGTGCGATTTGCTTGGGCCTGTCGTTTCTTTTTTTGCAGAAAACAGTTTTCATAATGGCGACCATTGGATTGGTTCAGGTGTTTTGGGTTTATAAAAATGATTTTAATTGGAAGCAACTGGTTCTCTATTGGTTGGTTTTTTGTTTAACAATTAGTCCTTATTATATCTATTTAATTCTATCTGATCAATTCGAAACTTATTGGTTTTATAACTGGTATTTGAATATGCATTTTGAGGGAGGTTTTTCGCCATTTAAAACAATTATAGATTCGTTTTATTATAATCATTTCATATGGTTTTTTGGAATAGCAGGATCTGTAGTATGTGTGAAAAAGAAAAGAATGGATGCCTCTCTTTTAGGACTTCTTTTATTTCTTACTGTATTTTTTGTTAGATCTCCGTATAGGCAATATTTCATGCCATTTGCTCCTTTTCTTTGTGTAATGGCAGCCATAGGGATGTTTGAGTTTCTTAAATTCAAGCAGTTAAAGACGATTGTTTCCCTGATAGTGATCGTTCCTTTGATTTACCTTATTTGGACAATTACGATATATCAAAATAAACCACAATTGGATAAGATTGAATGGGTGACATCACAGACCAATTCTTCGGACTGCATCTATGATGGAGATATATATTTTAATTTGTTTAGAAAAGATATAGATTTTTTCTGGTACAGTACTGAGCCGGGTAGAGGTGGGCTGGGAACATATAAAAAATTAAAGCCTTATTCCTATAATATATATAGTGCCATAGAGGAATATAAACCCAAAATTATATCTGACACTTTTATTGATACCTCAAATAAGATAATTGAGAAGAACTATAATCAGTCGTCAGTATATCCAGAGCTGTATGTGCGTCAACAATAA
- a CDS encoding capsule assembly Wzi family protein: MEPYSSDSSLNWNIWGDYFDLDFGDVKKNNFYILDPRFSYILSTAYPRGYNDGPVWNGRGSNMSLTAGVGGNIGILHFTFAPVVWYAQNKDFHIPNLGLNKNPYSYPAEGPIDWVMRYGNEANYEFDWGQSEVRLIYKNATLGFSTANFSWGPSRYNPIIMSKNAGGFPHIDLGTARPAQTKIGALEFKWYWGALSKSDYFDDIAENNRHYITGFTLGYQPSFIKGFTFGLNRIMYTRWAEGDLSAKDFFNAFFRNTHKGLQKNDEYDQMFSFVLEYAFPQVGLNMYLEYARNDFFGSIMDALEHPDRTRARTIGLTKTFDLDNGKLLEINYENTTLSSNQLQITYPGISATYYVHSVVDNGYTHNGQIIGAGIGPGSNSDIIWANFYNPKGKMGFTFQRMRFNDDYLVNAYAGVEDEPTDYEITVGIDYVRMFDNFSINPQFYWNYRNNFLFEDNDADNFFLKLSLSYFVNR; encoded by the coding sequence ATGGAACCCTACAGCAGTGACAGTTCATTGAACTGGAACATCTGGGGCGACTATTTTGATCTTGATTTTGGAGATGTTAAAAAGAATAATTTTTACATTTTAGACCCAAGGTTTTCCTACATTTTAAGCACAGCGTACCCAAGAGGGTATAACGATGGGCCAGTATGGAATGGAAGAGGTTCTAACATGTCTCTAACAGCTGGTGTAGGTGGAAACATTGGCATTCTTCATTTCACCTTTGCTCCAGTTGTTTGGTATGCTCAAAATAAAGATTTTCATATCCCCAATTTAGGACTTAACAAGAACCCCTATTCATATCCCGCCGAAGGACCTATTGACTGGGTTATGCGCTATGGAAACGAAGCCAACTACGAATTTGATTGGGGGCAATCTGAAGTTCGACTGATTTATAAAAATGCAACTTTAGGGTTTTCTACAGCCAATTTTTCTTGGGGTCCCTCAAGGTACAACCCAATCATTATGAGTAAAAATGCTGGGGGGTTCCCTCACATCGACCTAGGAACAGCAAGACCAGCCCAAACAAAAATTGGGGCGCTTGAATTTAAATGGTATTGGGGTGCATTGTCCAAATCAGATTACTTTGATGATATCGCAGAAAATAACAGGCACTATATTACCGGATTCACCCTGGGCTATCAACCCAGTTTTATAAAAGGATTCACATTCGGACTCAACAGAATTATGTATACCAGATGGGCTGAAGGAGATTTATCTGCTAAAGACTTTTTTAATGCGTTTTTTAGAAACACACACAAGGGTCTACAAAAAAATGATGAATATGATCAGATGTTTTCTTTTGTACTCGAATATGCATTTCCACAAGTAGGTTTGAATATGTATCTTGAATATGCGCGAAATGATTTTTTCGGTAGTATTATGGATGCTTTAGAACATCCTGATCGAACTAGAGCAAGAACCATTGGGTTAACAAAAACCTTTGACCTTGATAATGGAAAACTTTTGGAAATAAACTATGAAAACACCACTTTAAGCAGCAATCAACTGCAAATCACGTATCCAGGCATAAGTGCCACCTACTATGTACACAGTGTAGTAGACAATGGATACACTCATAACGGGCAAATTATAGGTGCTGGAATTGGACCGGGATCCAATTCAGATATTATTTGGGCAAATTTCTACAACCCGAAAGGTAAAATGGGGTTTACTTTTCAAAGAATGAGATTTAATGACGACTATTTGGTCAATGCATATGCTGGAGTAGAAGATGAACCAACCGACTATGAAATAACTGTAGGCATAGATTACGTTCGTATGTTTGATAATTTCAGTATCAACCCTCAGTTCTATTGGAATTACAGAAACAATTTTTTGTTTGAAGATAACGATGCGGATAATTTCTTTTTGAAGCTTTCTCTCTCCTACTTTGTCAATCGCTAA